The sequence TTAATGTTCAAACCCTTCACACTCTTATTcaaagtttttcttcttctctaatGGAGTCGAGTGTCCCTGCAGCATGACCACAGCCACGGGATTCAGCTGAAACTCCCTGAAGCCTCTTCAGTGATGCAATGATTTGCCTGCCAAGgtcacagcacagggctcaCTCTGGCTTCTATACCCATTCAGACTTTTTTAACCTCAGGCAGCTAGAGCTGCTATAATTCGATTGCTCATCAGGGCTTTTTAGCTCAGCTGAAGGGTAGAACCCTAAAAGCTTGCCCTGAACAACAGAAGAAACCCCAAGGGGAGACTCCATCTGAGGTCTCAAAGCCAGGGCAGAATCTTTAATGAAGTCTTGCTGCAGTCTGGGTCTCACTTGGCTGCAGGGAGTTCCTTGGTGGTCACTGGCACACAAGGGCtcttcagtgctctgctgctgaacagCAAGGTCTGCTGGCACACAGAAATTACTGCTGCTGAGGTTAGGGCTGGCACGTTGCTGGGGGACACCTCCAGGATGAAGAAcagcctcttcttcctcctcagggaGAGGTGAGCAGGAGCCATCACTGGTGTGacagctgtttgctgctgggCCATCCCTGCTTTGAGGTGGAGAGGAGccactgtgctgggctgggggaaggtGTATCCTGcactcctgctctgggcagaggTTTGCCAGCTGCTTGTTCTCCTGGTTCCTTGCTGTCGTTCTCCGGAGGGCACAGACAAGGTCAGCAAGGCTGAGCAGGAAGGACAGACTGCTGACCCCCCAGATGAAAATCATCATGATGGATTTCTCAGTGGGCCTGGAGATGTAACAGTCAACAGTGCTCGTGCAAGGTGAGTGGTGGCATGAAAAGCGGTCaggaacaaaaaacccaaaaaggaaatattgcaCAGCTGCAAAGGCAGCCTCAAGTAGGGTCCTAACAAAAAGATGAACAGTATATGCCCCTGAAAAATTAAGGACACTTAGGTTGTCTGCACCACAATCTACTCTATTGACAACTGCACCTCTACAGAGCTGCTTCACACCTTTGGGGCTTGGCAAACCCTTGTTGCTCCTGCACCCATGCAGCAGACAGTGCATTCTGACAATGTGCACAGCCACCCTGTGCAGCACGTAAATGCTGAACGCAGCATagggcagcaggacagacacagTCTGAATGAGCCAGAACCTGAAGTGAGACACGGGGGCGAACAAGTCGTAGCAAACGTTGGAGCACCCTGGCTGCAGGGTGTTGCACACAAAGCGCTCCTGCTCGTCCTGGTACAGGGGGTACCCTGCTAACACCACCACTGCCAGGCGCAGCAGGATCATCAGCACCAGCCAGAGCTTCCCTaaggagaaggaaaggtaaGAAAGGGTCAGATCCTGAGAAGGAAGGCAGGTTATGCAGTGATGCTCTTTCTATACATGAGGCATTTGAGGAAAcaatctctccttttttttttttgactgggATTGAAAATCCAGTGAAAATGTGTAGCTAACATATTCCATAATCTTC comes from Zonotrichia leucophrys gambelii isolate GWCS_2022_RI chromosome 2, RI_Zleu_2.0, whole genome shotgun sequence and encodes:
- the GJD4 gene encoding gap junction delta-4 protein gives rise to the protein MEHWDSLGFLIVTLNYNVTIVGKLWLVLMILLRLAVVVLAGYPLYQDEQERFVCNTLQPGCSNVCYDLFAPVSHFRFWLIQTVSVLLPYAAFSIYVLHRVAVHIVRMHCLLHGCRSNKGLPSPKGVKQLCRGAVVNRVDCGADNLSVLNFSGAYTVHLFVRTLLEAAFAAVQYFLFGFFVPDRFSCHHSPCTSTVDCYISRPTEKSIMMIFIWGVSSLSFLLSLADLVCALRRTTARNQENKQLANLCPEQECRIHLPPAQHSGSSPPQSRDGPAANSCHTSDGSCSPLPEEEEEAVLHPGGVPQQRASPNLSSSNFCVPADLAVQQQSTEEPLCASDHQGTPCSQVRPRLQQDFIKDSALALRPQMESPLGVSSVVQGKLLGFYPSAELKSPDEQSNYSSSSCLRLKKSEWV